The Musa acuminata AAA Group cultivar baxijiao chromosome BXJ2-2, Cavendish_Baxijiao_AAA, whole genome shotgun sequence genome has a segment encoding these proteins:
- the LOC103975631 gene encoding probable polyamine transporter At3g19553: MGEVSATAAEDGSSSPSSVAIPPRPPPKKLAVLPLIALIFYNVSGGPFGVEDSVSAGGGPLLSLLGFLVFPLLWSLPEALVTAELAASFPENGGYVLWISSAFGSFWGFQEGFWKWISGTMDNALYPVLFLDYLRQSLPLFDHPAVRTLALLVLTAALTFLNYRGLNIVGLSAVALTAFSLSPFVVMSLLAIPRIRPRRWLAVNLQRANFRGYFNSMFWNLNYWDKASTLAGEVEDPSRTFPRAIFGAVVLVMASYLIPLLAGTGALDVSTSEEWTDGYFAQVGMVIGGAWLRWWIQAAAAMSNMGLFEAEMSSDSFQLLGMSELGMLPAIFGKRSKYGTPTISIMCSATGVIILSWLSFQEIIEFLNFLYSLGMLLEFAAFIKLRIKKPDLHRPYRIPVETFGAVVLCIPPTFLLVLVMCLASMRTFIVSGSVMLIGFLIYPAIEHMRNKKCVKFINMLPKSCSDTPTVQNQEIVDEASVSLLP; encoded by the exons ATGGGGGAGgtctccgccaccgccgccgagGATGGttcctcctctccttcctccgTCGCGATCCCTCCTCGACCGCCGCCGAAGAAGCTCGCGGTGCTCCCCCTGATCGCCCTCATCTTCTACAACGTCTCCGGCGGCCCCTTCGGCGTCGAAGACTCCGTCTCGGCCGGCGGCGGACCCCTCCTTTCCCTGCTCGGCTTCCTCGTCTTCCCCCTTCTGTGGAGCCTACCCGAAGCCCTCGTCACCGCCGAGCTCGCCGCCAGCTTCCCGGAGAACGGCGGCTACGTGCTCTGGATCTCCTCCGCCTTCGGCTCCTTTTGGGGATTCCAGGAGGGATTCTGGAAGTGGATCAGCGGCACCATGGACAACGCTCTTTACCCCGTCCTCTTCCTCGACTACCTCCGCCAGTCCCTCCCCCTCTTCGATCACCCTGCCGTCCGTACCCTGGCCCTCCTCGTCCTCACCGCCGCCCTCACCTTCCTCAACTACCGTGGCCTCAACATCGTCGGCCTCTCCGCCGTCGCCCTCACCGCTTTCtccctctccccctttgtcgtcatgtCACTGCTCGCCATCCCTCGCATCCGCCCCCGCCGCTGGCTCGCCGTAAATCTCCAAAGAGCCAATTTCAGGGGATACTTCAACAGCATGTTCTGGAACCTGAACTACTGGGACAAGGCAAGCACCCTCGCCGGCGAGGTCGAGGACCCGAGCCGGACTTTCCCCAGGGCGATCTTCGGGGCCGTCGTCCTCGTGATGGCTTCGTACCTGATCCCGTTGCTCGCCGGCACGGGGGCCCTAGATGTGTCCACGTCCGAGGAGTGGACAGACGGGTACTTTGCCCAGGTTGGGATGGTGATTGGGGGAGCCTGGCTCCGATGGTGGATCCAGGCGGCCGCGGCTATGTCCAACATGGGCTTGTTCGAGGCCGAGATGAGCAGCGATTCTTTCCAGTTGCTCGGGATGAGCGAGTTGGGGATGCTGCCGGCAATATTTGGAAAGAG ATCAAAGTATGGCACTCCGACCATTAGCATCATGTGCTCTGCAACTGGGGTCATAATATTATCATGGTTGAGCTTTCAGGAGATTATAGAGTTTCTTAATTTCTTGTACTCCCTGGGGATGCTTCTTGAGTTTGCCGCATTCATAAAACTCAGAATAAAGAAGCCGGATCTCCACAGGCCATATAGGATTCCCGTAGAAACCTTTGGCGCGGTGGTTCTTTGCATACCTCCCACTTTTTTGCTTGTCCTTGTTATGTGTTTGGCTTCGATGAGGACATTTATCGTAAGTGGAAGTGTCATGCTCATCGGGTTTCTTATATATCCTGCCATAGAGCACATGAGGAATAAAAAGTGTGTTAAATTCATCAACATGCTGCCCAAGAGCTGTTCCGACACTCCTACAGTGCAAAATCAGGAAATTGTTGATGAGGCTTCTGTAAGCCTTTTGCCGTGA